The following are encoded together in the Robertmurraya sp. FSL R5-0851 genome:
- the sda gene encoding sporulation histidine kinase inhibitor Sda, giving the protein MNSLQRLDDEQLSTIIIRAIKFNLEKEFIQFLKNEAIRRLMYSQHDLISKQSLQDALDVIYFKKELELLHDDHSKCTDQAIREQIWIDIELLQSVIDLATEQIK; this is encoded by the coding sequence ATGAATTCGCTACAAAGACTAGATGATGAACAATTATCAACGATTATAATTCGAGCCATTAAGTTTAACTTAGAAAAAGAGTTTATCCAATTTTTAAAAAATGAGGCGATAAGAAGGTTGATGTATTCACAGCATGATCTTATATCAAAGCAAAGTCTTCAAGATGCGCTTGATGTGATTTATTTCAAAAAAGAATTAGAGCTTTTACATGATGACCATTCGAAATGTACAGATCAAGCGATAAGAGAGCAAATATGGATCGACATTGAACTTTTACAGTCTGTCATTGATTTAGCAACCGAACAGATCAAATAA
- a CDS encoding helix-turn-helix transcriptional regulator, with amino-acid sequence MSKNTREHILDLLKKEVSLAVNELTERLHITHMAVRKHLTILEKDHLIQSIEVKQPLGRPLQMYSLTEKGEQLFPKNYESISVEFLRDIQELHGEETIQLLFDKREKRITDEYKLKVQEKKNLSEKIKELATLQNDKGYMTEVNQVDEHSYEMIEYNCPIYAVAKEFMIACRCETDMFKNVVGTKQVDRICCKTDGDDHCRFVFRE; translated from the coding sequence GTGAGTAAAAACACCAGAGAACATATATTGGATTTATTGAAGAAGGAAGTGTCACTGGCTGTTAATGAGCTGACCGAACGGTTACACATTACCCACATGGCTGTCAGAAAGCACTTAACTATTCTTGAGAAAGATCATCTCATCCAATCGATAGAAGTTAAGCAGCCCCTGGGCCGTCCCCTTCAAATGTACTCTTTAACCGAAAAAGGAGAACAGCTTTTTCCAAAAAATTATGAAAGCATAAGTGTCGAGTTTCTACGAGATATCCAAGAACTCCATGGAGAAGAAACGATTCAGCTTTTATTTGATAAAAGAGAAAAACGAATTACGGATGAATATAAATTAAAGGTTCAAGAGAAAAAGAATTTGTCTGAAAAAATAAAAGAGCTCGCCACACTACAAAATGACAAAGGCTATATGACCGAAGTGAATCAAGTGGACGAACACTCCTATGAAATGATTGAGTATAACTGTCCAATCTATGCGGTAGCCAAAGAATTTATGATCGCTTGCCGATGTGAAACAGACATGTTCAAAAACGTGGTAGGTACCAAACAAGTAGATCGGATTTGCTGCAAAACAGATGGAGATGACCACTGTCGATTTGTGTTTCGTGAATAA
- a CDS encoding LL-diaminopimelate aminotransferase, with translation MKLKASAKIDKLTTSIFIDLANRKHELLNSGKDVIDLSVGSPDLPPSSLVMDTIATYSKDPANYGYTLKGTAEFSEAVSYFYKNRYGVELNSRDEVLQLMGSQDGLSHLATAMVNPGEYVLVPDPGYPIYEASVTIAGGAVYPMPLLEENDFLPILEDIPEEVLAQTKMLILSYPGNPVTAIADRSFFEKLVAFAKKYDILVVHDFAYSELIFDDHPQLSFMSIEGAKEVGIEFNSLSKTFNMAGCRIGYVVGNAQALQILASLKSHMDYGVFLPIQKAAVAVLTSDFAMLAEQKYIYEDRRNTLIHGLNQGGWEVKTTPATMFIWTKIPQGWTSRQFAFELLEHAGVAVVPGDAFGAGGEGYVRIALVQPSERLAEAATRIQKFLHTYQPQTN, from the coding sequence ATGAAATTAAAGGCATCAGCTAAGATCGACAAACTAACAACCTCCATTTTTATAGACTTAGCCAATCGAAAACATGAACTATTGAATAGTGGGAAAGATGTGATCGATTTAAGTGTTGGTAGTCCTGATTTACCTCCATCGTCTTTGGTGATGGATACAATTGCTACATATAGTAAAGATCCAGCAAATTATGGATATACGCTAAAAGGAACGGCTGAGTTTAGTGAAGCGGTTAGTTATTTTTATAAAAATCGTTATGGAGTGGAGCTTAACTCGAGGGATGAAGTTCTTCAGCTCATGGGTTCACAGGATGGACTTTCACACTTGGCAACGGCGATGGTGAATCCGGGTGAATATGTGCTTGTACCTGATCCAGGTTATCCCATTTACGAGGCGAGTGTCACGATTGCGGGCGGAGCCGTGTATCCAATGCCCTTATTAGAAGAAAATGATTTTCTTCCTATTTTAGAGGACATACCGGAAGAGGTGTTAGCACAAACAAAAATGTTGATCTTGAGCTACCCAGGAAATCCAGTGACTGCCATTGCGGACAGGAGCTTTTTTGAAAAGTTAGTAGCTTTTGCGAAGAAGTATGACATTCTGGTGGTACACGATTTCGCTTATTCGGAACTTATTTTTGATGATCATCCTCAATTGAGCTTTATGTCTATTGAAGGGGCGAAAGAAGTGGGCATTGAATTCAATTCTTTATCGAAGACCTTTAATATGGCTGGCTGCCGAATTGGATATGTGGTCGGAAATGCTCAGGCATTACAAATTCTAGCCTCACTAAAATCACATATGGATTATGGAGTGTTTTTACCAATCCAAAAAGCAGCTGTAGCCGTATTAACTTCTGACTTTGCAATGCTTGCTGAACAAAAATACATATATGAAGACCGAAGAAATACTTTAATTCATGGACTGAACCAGGGCGGATGGGAAGTGAAAACTACTCCGGCAACGATGTTCATATGGACGAAAATTCCCCAAGGTTGGACCTCTCGCCAGTTTGCTTTTGAATTACTTGAACACGCGGGTGTGGCGGTTGTACCAGGAGATGCTTTTGGAGCAGGGGGAGAAGGATACGTGCGAATCGCATTAGTACAGCCTTCTGAAAGATTAGCAGAAGCCGCAACGAGAATTCAGAAGTTTTTACATACCTATCAACCTCAAACCAATTGA
- a CDS encoding PfkB family carbohydrate kinase, translating to MKVIGFGDNVVDKYVDIQTMYPGGNTLNFTVYAKQLGSDSSFMGIFGTDLAAAHNQDTLKKLGVDISHCKVMEGENGYAMVDLVDGDRVFLRSNKGGISNTSNYPLSAEDLEYIKSFQLLHSSKYSYIERELPKIKSTGVPISFDFSDDFTEEYIEQVAPFVTYSFLSCSHLDEIKVKELLKKVHSLGSQIVVGTLGSKGAILYNGTSFYTQAPKLVEAVDTLGAGDSFITAFLLNYVGHSASTEEDELIQEALSKAAEFAATTCMVEGAFGYGLKYEE from the coding sequence ATGAAAGTCATTGGTTTTGGAGATAATGTCGTAGATAAGTATGTTGATATACAAACGATGTATCCTGGTGGCAACACATTAAATTTTACGGTTTATGCCAAACAGCTTGGAAGCGATTCTTCTTTTATGGGCATTTTCGGAACAGATTTGGCAGCCGCGCATAATCAAGACACGTTAAAAAAACTCGGCGTAGACATTTCTCATTGCAAAGTAATGGAAGGTGAAAATGGCTATGCCATGGTTGACCTAGTGGATGGAGATCGCGTGTTCCTTCGCAGCAATAAGGGTGGCATCAGCAATACAAGCAATTATCCTTTATCAGCTGAGGACCTAGAATATATTAAAAGTTTTCAGCTCCTTCACTCCAGTAAATATAGCTACATAGAACGTGAGCTCCCAAAAATTAAATCAACTGGCGTTCCAATCTCTTTTGATTTTTCTGATGATTTTACAGAAGAATACATCGAGCAAGTTGCCCCTTTTGTGACCTATAGCTTTCTATCTTGCAGCCATCTCGACGAAATCAAAGTGAAGGAACTGCTTAAAAAAGTTCACTCCCTTGGTAGTCAAATCGTCGTTGGAACTCTTGGATCAAAAGGAGCAATTTTATATAACGGGACAAGCTTTTACACTCAAGCTCCCAAGCTTGTTGAAGCAGTTGACACATTGGGTGCGGGAGATTCGTTTATTACAGCGTTTTTGTTAAACTATGTTGGTCATTCGGCGAGTACAGAAGAAGATGAATTAATCCAAGAAGCCCTAAGTAAAGCAGCCGAGTTTGCTGCAACCACCTGCATGGTGGAAGGCGCGTTTGGATACGGATTAAAATATGAAGAATAG
- a CDS encoding amino acid ABC transporter ATP-binding protein — translation MIKVTDLEKSFGRNTVLKGISTEIKEGEVVAIIGPSGSGKSTFLRCMNLLETPTKGEIWYRQTEVTDHKVDIMSIRQNIGMVFQHFHLFPHKTVLENLTYAPMTVKGMTKEEAEKIGLNLLSKVGLAEKAAEYPNRLSGGQKQRVAIARALAMSPEVMLFDEPTSALDPEMVKEVLDVMKSLVQTGMTMAIVTHEMGFAREVADRVLFLDDGRLVEDSPPAEFFSSPKSNRAKEFLEKML, via the coding sequence GTGATTAAAGTAACGGACCTCGAAAAATCGTTTGGAAGAAATACGGTATTAAAAGGCATTTCAACAGAAATTAAAGAAGGCGAAGTGGTGGCCATTATTGGACCCTCTGGATCTGGAAAGTCGACATTTCTTCGGTGTATGAATCTACTAGAAACACCAACCAAGGGGGAAATTTGGTACCGGCAAACAGAGGTAACCGATCACAAAGTAGATATTATGAGTATTAGACAGAATATTGGAATGGTCTTTCAGCATTTCCACTTGTTTCCACATAAAACCGTTTTAGAAAATCTAACGTATGCACCAATGACCGTAAAAGGGATGACTAAGGAAGAGGCTGAAAAAATTGGCTTAAACCTCCTAAGTAAGGTAGGTTTAGCGGAAAAAGCAGCCGAATATCCAAATCGTTTATCAGGCGGTCAAAAACAACGTGTAGCTATCGCGAGAGCACTAGCGATGTCACCCGAAGTGATGCTTTTTGATGAACCTACCTCCGCACTCGATCCAGAGATGGTGAAGGAAGTGCTAGATGTGATGAAATCCCTTGTACAAACAGGAATGACCATGGCAATCGTTACCCATGAAATGGGATTTGCACGTGAGGTAGCGGATCGGGTGTTATTTTTGGATGATGGTAGATTAGTAGAAGATTCACCACCAGCAGAGTTTTTCTCCTCGCCAAAGAGCAACCGGGCAAAGGAATTTTTAGAAAAAATGCTATAA
- a CDS encoding transporter substrate-binding domain-containing protein, with protein MKKFYSVFMLVLVMSILVACGTSNPSTSGSEEQDETEEKKVLVMGTSADFPPFEYIDTAKSEEIIGFDVDIIHALAEKLGYEVEIKDMDFSGLIAALQAGKVDFVMSGMAPTAERKQNVDFTDSYYRSDLVLLFEEDSKITNADDLSGKVLGTQVNSFQEEVAKELNDTVDFTLETRDRTPDLIQELKSKRFDAVIMEEAVAIGYMSTNDNLKTISVPNGETPGTAIAFPKGSELTEEFNTALKEMMDSGEIDELVVKWFVE; from the coding sequence ATGAAAAAGTTTTATTCAGTATTTATGTTGGTGTTAGTGATGAGTATATTGGTTGCATGTGGAACGTCAAATCCTTCAACGTCTGGAAGTGAAGAACAGGATGAAACAGAGGAGAAAAAGGTATTAGTAATGGGAACGTCAGCTGATTTCCCGCCATTTGAATACATTGATACAGCAAAAAGCGAAGAAATTATTGGTTTTGATGTGGATATTATTCATGCGTTAGCTGAGAAATTGGGGTATGAAGTCGAAATTAAAGATATGGATTTTAGCGGATTAATCGCTGCCCTACAGGCCGGGAAAGTTGATTTCGTTATGTCAGGCATGGCGCCAACCGCAGAACGAAAACAAAATGTTGATTTTACTGACAGCTACTACCGTTCCGATTTGGTTTTATTATTTGAAGAAGATAGCAAGATCACAAATGCAGATGATTTAAGTGGGAAAGTTCTTGGAACTCAAGTGAATTCCTTCCAAGAAGAAGTAGCAAAAGAATTAAATGACACGGTGGATTTTACCCTTGAAACACGTGACCGCACGCCTGACTTAATACAAGAACTAAAATCGAAGCGATTTGACGCGGTGATTATGGAAGAAGCCGTTGCGATTGGGTATATGAGCACAAACGATAATCTCAAAACGATCTCCGTTCCCAATGGAGAAACACCTGGTACAGCCATTGCTTTTCCAAAGGGAAGCGAGTTAACAGAAGAATTTAACACGGCTTTAAAGGAAATGATGGATAGCGGGGAAATCGATGAACTGGTTGTGAAATGGTTTGTTGAGTAA
- a CDS encoding MsnO8 family LLM class oxidoreductase — MKLSVLDQSVISKGATAPTALRNTLKLAQLTEELGYTRFWVAEHHNSNGIAGSSPEVLISHIASRTKQIIVGSGGVLLPQYSPYKIAENFKVLEALFPNRIDLGIGRSPGGAATTRIALTDGLRKSLNEFPRQLRDLQAFLRNDVPANHPYESVNAYPVSSRVPDIWMLGITHRGARLAAEYGTAFTYGHFITPVNGQSALNFYYENFQPSPLLEKPKANVCVFVVCASTQEKAEELALSQDMWLLAIEKGLDTQIMSIEEAKRIPLTSADIVKIQENRKRMIIGTPQKVKEDILRLSERYRTDEFMIINNVYIFQDKMETYTLLAEAFL; from the coding sequence TTGAAACTCAGTGTTCTTGATCAATCAGTTATCAGTAAAGGAGCAACGGCCCCAACTGCACTACGAAATACCTTGAAACTCGCGCAATTAACCGAGGAATTAGGGTATACTCGGTTTTGGGTTGCCGAACATCATAATTCAAACGGAATCGCAGGCTCTTCTCCGGAAGTGCTCATTTCTCATATTGCCTCGCGCACAAAACAAATAATTGTCGGGTCTGGCGGTGTTTTGCTCCCACAATACAGCCCATATAAAATTGCCGAAAACTTTAAAGTATTAGAAGCCTTATTTCCCAACCGGATCGACCTAGGAATCGGCCGGTCTCCAGGTGGTGCTGCAACCACACGAATCGCATTAACAGATGGACTAAGGAAAAGTTTGAATGAATTCCCACGTCAACTCAGGGATTTGCAAGCCTTTCTGCGTAATGACGTACCTGCCAACCATCCTTATGAGTCTGTGAATGCCTACCCCGTTTCTTCAAGAGTACCTGACATTTGGATGCTCGGAATTACACACCGAGGTGCAAGGTTGGCTGCAGAATATGGGACAGCCTTTACGTATGGACATTTCATTACTCCGGTTAACGGACAATCGGCGTTAAACTTTTATTATGAAAACTTCCAGCCCTCCCCTCTGCTCGAAAAACCAAAAGCAAATGTATGCGTATTCGTGGTTTGTGCATCCACTCAGGAAAAAGCAGAAGAATTGGCTTTAAGCCAGGACATGTGGCTTTTAGCTATCGAAAAAGGACTGGATACTCAGATTATGTCTATTGAGGAGGCAAAACGAATTCCTCTAACAAGTGCAGACATAGTTAAAATCCAAGAAAATCGCAAACGCATGATCATTGGTACACCCCAGAAAGTGAAAGAGGACATACTTAGGTTAAGCGAACGGTATCGTACAGATGAATTTATGATTATTAATAATGTTTATATCTTTCAGGATAAAATGGAGACGTATACGTTGTTAGCGGAGGCTTTCCTTTGA
- a CDS encoding LysR substrate-binding domain-containing protein — METRQIQYFLEVAKREHVTEAADALHVAQSSVSRQIFNLEDELGVELFIREGRSVRLTPLGRIFYERMKQVWNMMEDAKREVEEYLNPEKGTVRIAFPISMAAHTLPSIIYAFRNRYPDAKFHMSNALYYDLIDGVINGEYNLAMIAPMPHQEKEGKIKGDILFTENIVALIPLHHPLADRDSIRLRDLKNDSFCVLPEGFIFREQVVQGCQDAGFSPKIAFEGKDIDALKGLVSAGLGVALMPEMTLVDNTPRSTVMIPLSDASLTRTVGVIYPTQRKLLPTEALFYDFLLETFERLNEFKK; from the coding sequence ATGGAAACAAGGCAAATACAATATTTCTTAGAAGTAGCAAAAAGAGAACATGTCACAGAAGCTGCCGATGCTTTACATGTTGCTCAGTCTTCTGTTAGCAGACAAATATTCAATTTAGAAGACGAATTGGGGGTCGAACTATTTATCCGAGAAGGTAGAAGTGTACGGTTAACCCCTTTAGGTCGAATCTTTTATGAACGAATGAAGCAAGTGTGGAACATGATGGAGGATGCCAAGCGCGAAGTAGAAGAATATCTTAATCCGGAAAAAGGAACCGTTCGAATTGCGTTTCCCATTAGTATGGCCGCACATACCTTACCTTCTATTATTTATGCCTTTCGGAACAGATACCCGGATGCTAAGTTTCATATGAGCAATGCCCTTTATTATGATTTAATCGATGGTGTTATCAATGGGGAATACAACTTAGCCATGATTGCTCCCATGCCCCATCAGGAAAAAGAAGGGAAAATCAAAGGAGACATTCTTTTCACAGAAAATATCGTTGCTCTTATCCCACTTCACCACCCCTTAGCGGACCGAGATTCCATTCGACTGCGTGACTTAAAGAATGACTCTTTCTGTGTTCTACCAGAAGGATTTATCTTTCGCGAACAAGTGGTTCAGGGGTGTCAGGATGCTGGTTTTTCACCAAAAATTGCCTTCGAAGGAAAGGACATTGATGCATTAAAAGGGTTGGTTTCGGCTGGATTAGGTGTCGCCTTGATGCCCGAGATGACACTGGTGGATAACACCCCACGATCCACCGTTATGATCCCCTTATCGGATGCCAGCCTGACCAGAACGGTCGGCGTAATCTATCCAACCCAACGGAAACTACTCCCTACCGAAGCTCTGTTTTATGATTTCTTGCTTGAAACATTTGAAAGATTGAATGAGTTTAAAAAGTAG
- the gdhA gene encoding NADP-specific glutamate dehydrogenase — MKVLEKVEESQTQTVKEYVNRLFTKVQESNPNEGEFQQAVKEVLDSLVPVLVKNPVYIKQAVLERMIEPERLISFRVPWVDDNGNVKVNRGYRVQFNSAIGPYKGGLRFHPSVNASIIKFLGFEQIFKNSLTGQPIGGGKGGSDFDPKGKSDFEIMRFCQSFMTELSKHIGPDTDVPAGDIGVGAREIGYMFGQYKKLRGAYEAGVLTGKGIGYGGSLGRKEATGYGTVYFVDEMLKSKGYSFDGSTVVVSGSGNVSIYAMEKAIQFGAKVVACSDSSGYVYDPNGIQLDTVKRLKEVENKRISEYVKEHAGAIYQEGCSGIWTIPCDIALPCATQNELNKEAAELLVSNGVKAVGEGANMPSTLEAVEIFIENQVLFAPAKAANAGGVAVSALEMAQNSARLAWTQEEVDLKLQQIMKDIYTKSQKAAEEYDAPGNLVVGANIAGFVKVADAMIAQGVI, encoded by the coding sequence ATGAAAGTGTTAGAAAAAGTAGAAGAAAGCCAAACGCAAACGGTAAAAGAGTATGTCAATCGTTTATTTACAAAGGTTCAAGAGAGCAATCCAAATGAAGGAGAATTCCAGCAGGCAGTAAAAGAAGTACTGGATTCTTTAGTACCCGTTCTTGTGAAAAATCCAGTATATATTAAACAAGCCGTATTAGAAAGAATGATTGAACCTGAGCGCTTGATTTCTTTCCGAGTTCCATGGGTAGATGACAATGGAAATGTAAAAGTCAATCGCGGATATCGTGTTCAGTTTAATAGTGCCATTGGACCTTATAAGGGAGGACTTAGATTTCACCCTTCTGTGAACGCGAGCATTATTAAATTCCTTGGCTTTGAGCAAATTTTTAAGAACTCTTTAACTGGGCAGCCGATCGGCGGTGGTAAAGGTGGATCTGATTTTGATCCTAAAGGAAAATCAGATTTTGAAATTATGCGTTTTTGCCAAAGCTTTATGACAGAGCTTAGTAAACATATTGGACCAGACACGGATGTTCCCGCTGGAGATATCGGAGTAGGGGCGAGAGAGATCGGTTATATGTTCGGTCAATATAAGAAACTAAGAGGCGCTTATGAGGCCGGCGTATTAACAGGAAAAGGAATTGGGTATGGTGGAAGCTTAGGCCGAAAAGAAGCAACTGGCTACGGTACGGTTTACTTTGTGGATGAAATGCTAAAAAGCAAAGGATATAGCTTTGATGGCAGTACGGTTGTGGTATCTGGATCAGGAAATGTTTCCATTTATGCGATGGAAAAAGCGATCCAATTCGGTGCAAAAGTGGTCGCATGTAGCGATTCATCAGGCTATGTTTACGATCCGAATGGAATTCAGTTAGATACCGTTAAACGCTTAAAAGAAGTAGAAAATAAAAGAATTTCTGAATATGTAAAGGAACATGCTGGTGCTATCTATCAAGAAGGTTGTTCAGGGATTTGGACCATTCCTTGCGATATTGCATTACCATGTGCGACGCAAAATGAATTAAATAAAGAAGCAGCAGAATTGCTAGTTTCGAATGGAGTAAAAGCGGTAGGTGAGGGAGCAAACATGCCTTCCACATTAGAAGCCGTTGAAATTTTTATCGAGAATCAGGTATTATTTGCTCCTGCTAAAGCAGCCAATGCTGGTGGAGTGGCTGTATCTGCATTAGAAATGGCGCAAAATAGTGCAAGATTAGCTTGGACACAAGAAGAAGTGGATCTTAAATTACAACAGATCATGAAGGATATCTATACAAAGAGTCAGAAGGCAGCCGAAGAATATGATGCACCAGGTAATCTGGTAGTCGGAGCGAATATCGCTGGGTTTGTAAAAGTAGCGGACGCGATGATCGCACAGGGAGTTATCTAA
- a CDS encoding UTRA domain-containing protein: MLSQENKIPLYLQLKESIRSEIVNKKLKSGEKIPTEVELSEKYDISRVTVRKAITELVEEGYLIKKQGKGTFVSKPKIERKIVHFISFSAACEANGVKASSKVIKREILQPEPEVIQLLQLEPDDLVVYIQRVRYAGENPLMLENNYFPYNKYKFLLNENLDGSLYQTLKEKHHIHPSNPGETSLEIVRALEEEAQLLEVPSGEPLFLMKTVIFDQNHEPVHIGNQLIVGEGYKFTFS, encoded by the coding sequence ATGCTTAGCCAGGAGAACAAGATTCCACTGTATCTTCAATTAAAGGAATCCATTCGTAGTGAGATTGTCAATAAGAAGCTGAAGTCTGGAGAAAAAATTCCCACGGAAGTGGAATTGAGCGAGAAATATGATATTAGTAGAGTCACCGTGAGAAAAGCGATTACCGAATTAGTTGAAGAAGGCTACCTGATTAAAAAACAAGGAAAAGGAACCTTTGTTAGCAAACCGAAAATCGAAAGAAAGATCGTCCATTTCATTAGTTTTTCAGCAGCCTGTGAAGCAAACGGGGTAAAAGCGAGCAGCAAGGTGATCAAACGAGAGATTCTTCAGCCGGAACCGGAAGTCATTCAATTGCTTCAGTTGGAACCTGATGATCTTGTCGTCTATATTCAACGTGTCAGATATGCAGGAGAAAATCCATTAATGCTAGAAAACAACTACTTCCCTTATAACAAATATAAATTCTTATTAAATGAAAACTTAGATGGCTCCCTTTATCAAACATTAAAAGAAAAACACCATATTCACCCTTCTAATCCTGGTGAAACATCGTTAGAAATTGTCCGTGCACTAGAGGAAGAAGCGCAGTTGTTAGAAGTACCTTCCGGTGAGCCTTTGTTTTTAATGAAAACGGTCATTTTTGATCAAAATCACGAACCTGTTCATATCGGAAACCAGCTCATCGTTGGGGAAGGATATAAATTTACGTTTAGTTAA
- a CDS encoding YitT family protein has protein sequence MIIIFERFLATIIGSLLLGIGVNGFFVPNHLIDGGILGIALIIHYFFDFQTGITMVALSLPICVFSSLNDRNYFFNNLQGMLVSSLFIDLLAPLRYQFLVPHFLSALIGGVIIGVGVGLMLRYKTSTGGTDLLAKIISETFSFNIALVIIFIDGLIVLAGFTVLELESFINSCVAITIVGLTISLINRN, from the coding sequence GTGATTATTATTTTCGAGAGATTTCTAGCTACTATTATCGGAAGCTTGTTATTAGGAATTGGAGTAAATGGATTCTTTGTTCCTAACCATTTAATTGATGGTGGAATACTTGGAATTGCCTTAATTATACATTACTTTTTTGATTTTCAGACAGGAATTACAATGGTGGCATTAAGTCTTCCAATATGTGTTTTTTCATCATTGAATGACAGGAATTATTTTTTTAATAATTTACAAGGGATGTTGGTCTCTTCTTTATTCATTGATTTGCTCGCTCCCCTTCGTTATCAATTTTTAGTTCCACACTTTCTAAGTGCATTAATTGGAGGAGTAATCATTGGAGTGGGTGTTGGTTTAATGCTCCGATATAAAACAAGTACTGGTGGAACGGATTTATTAGCAAAAATCATTTCAGAAACTTTTTCCTTTAATATAGCGCTTGTAATTATTTTTATTGATGGATTAATTGTTTTAGCAGGATTTACTGTGCTCGAATTAGAAAGTTTTATTAATTCATGCGTAGCTATAACAATAGTAGGACTAACAATTTCCTTAATAAATAGGAATTAG
- a CDS encoding Fe-Mn family superoxide dismutase → MTTYTLPTLAYDFNALEPHIDQQTMEIHYGKHHQTYVNNLNAALEGKADLQEKDLESLLKNLNDVPEAIRGAVRNNGGGHLNHTLFWEVIAPAGNAVPSSDLAAAIEKAFGSFDSFKAEFTKAALTRFGSGWAWLVVNEQGALEVTSTPNQDNPIMEGKVAILGLDVWEHAYYLNYQNRRPDYIESFFNIINWDAVSSKFEQATK, encoded by the coding sequence ATGACAACTTACACATTACCAACATTAGCTTACGATTTTAATGCATTAGAGCCTCATATTGACCAGCAAACAATGGAAATTCATTACGGAAAGCATCACCAAACATATGTAAATAACTTAAATGCAGCTCTTGAAGGAAAAGCTGACCTTCAAGAAAAAGATTTAGAAAGCTTATTGAAAAACCTAAACGACGTGCCTGAAGCGATTCGAGGAGCGGTTAGAAATAACGGTGGTGGACATTTAAACCACACATTGTTCTGGGAAGTGATTGCGCCAGCAGGGAATGCTGTACCAAGCAGTGACTTAGCAGCAGCGATTGAAAAAGCATTTGGTAGCTTCGACAGCTTCAAAGCAGAATTTACAAAAGCGGCACTTACTCGTTTTGGATCTGGTTGGGCTTGGCTTGTGGTAAACGAACAAGGCGCTCTTGAAGTAACTAGTACACCAAATCAAGACAACCCAATCATGGAAGGCAAAGTGGCGATCCTTGGCCTAGATGTGTGGGAGCATGCGTATTACTTAAATTATCAAAACAGAAGACCAGATTATATTGAAAGCTTCTTCAACATCATTAACTGGGATGCTGTTTCAAGCAAGTTTGAGCAAGCAACTAAATAA